The Humulus lupulus chromosome 3, drHumLupu1.1, whole genome shotgun sequence genome window below encodes:
- the LOC133822977 gene encoding PLASMODESMATA CALLOSE-BINDING PROTEIN 3-like isoform X1, producing the protein MAALVYMLVFLTLTGYSSATYCVCKDGVGDQSLQKALDYACGAGADCTPILQNGACYQPNTVKDHCSYAVNSYFQKKGQAVGSCDFSGAATQASTAPATQNSNCVYPSSASSTTPTTGTPTTGTPTTGTTTPSTTPTTGTTTPSTTPTTGTTTGTGFTPTFGGTGISPGGSTTFDGSGVGSAFSTGIAHMFIISSSVVTLLWLLVQN; encoded by the exons ATGGCTGCTCTAGTGTATATGCTGGTTTTCTTGACTCTCACTGGCTATTCAA GTGCTACTTATTGCGTATGTAAAGATGGGGTTGGTGACCAATCTCTTCAGAAGGCACTGGATTATGCTTGTGGGGCTGGAGCTGACTGTACCCCAATCCTTCAGAATGGTGCTTGTTACCAACCCAATACTGTAAAAGATCACTGCAGTTATGCTGTTAACAGTTATTTCCAAAAGAAAGGTCAAGCTGTAGGAAGCTGTGATTTTTCAGGCGCTGCCACCCAGGCTTCGACTGCCCCAGCTA CCCAGAACTCTAATTGTGTATACCCTTCAAGTGCCAG TAGCACTACCCCAACAACTGGTACCCCAACAACTGGAACCCCAACAACTGGAACGACAACTCCCTCGACCACACCAACGACTGGAACGACAACTCCTTCCACCACACCAACGACTGGAACGACAACAGGAACAGGGTTCACACCGACATTCGGTGGCACTGGCATCAGCCCTGGTGGCAGCACCACCTTCGATGGCTCGGGTGTCGGCTCAGCCTTCTCAACAGGCATTGCTCACATGTTTATCATCTCTTCTTCAGTTGTCACCCTCCTCTGGCTTTTGGTACAAAATTAG
- the LOC133822977 gene encoding PLASMODESMATA CALLOSE-BINDING PROTEIN 4-like isoform X2 produces the protein MAALVYMLVFLTLTGYSSATYCVCKDGVGDQSLQKALDYACGAGADCTPILQNGACYQPNTVKDHCSYAVNSYFQKKGQAVGSCDFSGAATQASTAPATQNSNCVYPSSASTTPTTGTPTTGTPTTGTTTPSTTPTTGTTTPSTTPTTGTTTGTGFTPTFGGTGISPGGSTTFDGSGVGSAFSTGIAHMFIISSSVVTLLWLLVQN, from the exons ATGGCTGCTCTAGTGTATATGCTGGTTTTCTTGACTCTCACTGGCTATTCAA GTGCTACTTATTGCGTATGTAAAGATGGGGTTGGTGACCAATCTCTTCAGAAGGCACTGGATTATGCTTGTGGGGCTGGAGCTGACTGTACCCCAATCCTTCAGAATGGTGCTTGTTACCAACCCAATACTGTAAAAGATCACTGCAGTTATGCTGTTAACAGTTATTTCCAAAAGAAAGGTCAAGCTGTAGGAAGCTGTGATTTTTCAGGCGCTGCCACCCAGGCTTCGACTGCCCCAGCTA CCCAGAACTCTAATTGTGTATACCCTTCAAGTGCCAG CACTACCCCAACAACTGGTACCCCAACAACTGGAACCCCAACAACTGGAACGACAACTCCCTCGACCACACCAACGACTGGAACGACAACTCCTTCCACCACACCAACGACTGGAACGACAACAGGAACAGGGTTCACACCGACATTCGGTGGCACTGGCATCAGCCCTGGTGGCAGCACCACCTTCGATGGCTCGGGTGTCGGCTCAGCCTTCTCAACAGGCATTGCTCACATGTTTATCATCTCTTCTTCAGTTGTCACCCTCCTCTGGCTTTTGGTACAAAATTAG